The following nucleotide sequence is from Microbacterium imperiale.
GGTCATGGCCCAGGCCGTGCTGGCGTCGCTGCCGCTGATCATCGTGTTCCTGATCTTCCAGAAGCAGATCGTCCGCGGCGTCGCGACGACCGGCTTCGGCGGTCAGTGACCGGCCTCCTCGTCCCCGCACCCCGAAAGAACAGGAGCATCATGCCCCGCGCCCGTATCGTCCTCGATCGCGATTTCACCGTGGCCGACGTGCCGCGCCGCCTCTTCGGCTCGTTCGTCGAGCACATGGGCCGCTGCGTCTACACCGGCATCTTCGAACCCGGTCATCCGCAGGCCGACGAACGCGGGTTCCGCCGCGATGTGCTGGCGCTGGTGAAGGAGCTCGGCGCGACCGTCATCCGCTACCCCGGCGGCAACTTCGTCTCGGGCTACAACTGGGAGGACGGCGTCGGACCGGTCGAGGACCGACCGCACCGCCTCGACGGCGCCTGGCACACGGTGGAGACGAACGCGTTCGGACTCCACGAGTTCGTCGACTGGGCCCGCGAGGCGCAGGTCGAGGTCATGGAAGCGGTCAACCTCGGCACGCGCGGCGTCGACGAGGCACGCGCCCTCGTCGAGTACGCCAACCACGCAGGCGGCACGTACTGGTCGGACCTGCGTCGCCGCAACGGGGCCGCCGCGCCCTTCGACATCCGGCTGTGGTGCCTGGGCAACGAGCTCGACGGGCCGTGGCAGATCGGTCACAAGACGGCCCACGAGTACGGCCGGCTCGCGCAGGAGACGGCCAAGGCCATGCGCCTGGTCGACCCCGACATCGAGCTCGTCGCGGTCGGGTCGTCGAACCGGCAGATGCCGACCTTCGGGACGTGGGAGCACACCGTGCTCACCCACGCGTATGAGGAGGTCGACTACATCTCGATGCACGCCTACTACCAGGAGGACGGCGGAGATGCGGCATCCTTCCTGGCCGAGGCCGTCGACATGGATGCGTTCATCGACGGCGTCGTCTCGACGATCGACGCGGTCAAGGCCGCGGGCAAGCACCGCAAGCAGGTCGACATCTCGTTCGACGAGTGGAACGTCTGGTACCAGCGGGGTCTCGACACCGAGGACCAGCCGCACATCGTGTCGGCGTCGAAGGAGTGGCGCGCGCACCCGCGTCTGATCGAAGACACCTACAACGTCACGGATGCCGTCGTCGTCGGAACCTTCCTTCACAGCCTGCTGCGCCACGGCGACCGCGTGCGCATCGCCAACCAGGCGCAGCTGGTCAACGTCATCGCCCCGATCCGATCCGAGGAGGGCGGGCCGGCATGGCGCCAGTCGATCTTCTGGCCGTTCGCCCGGATGTCGCAGCTGGCGCAGGGCCGCGTCCTGCGGCTCGCGATCGAGTCCGACCAGACGCCGACCGCCAAGTTCGGCGATGTGGATGTCGTCGACGCCGCCGCGACGTGGGACGAGTCCACCGGTCGCGTCGCGCTGTTCGTGGCCAACCGGTCGCTCGAGTCCGAGACCGAGGTCTCGCTCGAGCTGCGGGGGCTGGGGGCCTCGAACGTCGTCTCGGCCGAGGTGCTGACGGTGCCCGAGGGTGGCGACCGCCGGTCGGCCAACACCGAGCACGACCAGGACTGCGTCGGTCTCGAGCCCCTGCGCGGCGTCGGCCTCGACGAGGGCGTGCTGCGGGCGACCCTGCCCGCGCTGTCGTGGTCGGTCATCGTGCTCGACACGAAGCGGGCCTGACCCCGCACCCGCCTGCGCGGCATCCCTCTCGCACGAACCCGCGTACGTCGGATCGCTCCCTCGGGAGCGTCCGACGTACGCGCGTTTTGTGTGGTCGGCACAACGGATGCCGCCCGGGGCGCGGGGGATCCGCTAGCGTCGGCCCTCGTGAACGTGTGGCTGCGAACCCTCCTGACGATCTGGCGAGCCCGAGCGCACGTACGCCGGCGCGGCCTGCGCCCTCCGATGACGATCGGGCGTGTGCGGCTGCGGACGCTGCCCACGGACATCGACCTGCTCGGGCACATGAACAACGGGCGGTATGCGTCGCTGTTCGACCTCGGCCGGTTCGACCTGCTGATCCGCACCGGCATCCTGCAGATCTTCCAGCAGAAGGGCTGGTACGGCGTCGTCGCCAGCAGCACGATCACCTTCCGCAAGTCGCTCAACCTGTGGCAGCGCTTCACCATCGAGACGCGGCTGCACGGGCATGACGACAAGTCGGTGTACATGGTGCACCGCGCGGTCGTCGACGGCGAGGTCTACGCCGAGATGCTCGTGCGGTCTCGGTTCCTGCGCCGGTCCGGCGGCATCGTTCCGCTCGACGAGCTGTTCGAGGCCCTGGGGCGTCCCGATGACCTCCCCGAGCTCGAGCCGTGGATGACCGAGTGGGCGACGGCGACGGCTCTGCCCTCGACCCGCGCGGCCGCGCCGAGCGTCTGGGAGTGACGCCCGCGCCCCGCGATGTCACGGCGGCGCGCACCGGAGCGCCGCGACCTCGCAGCGGGGCCCGCGATATAGGCTGACGGCATGTCCGACACCGCTGCGTCCGGCACCACCCCGCCGGGCTTCCCCTCCGACGACGACCGCGCCGACCAGGCGATCGCCCTGGCGCAGCAGTGGGTGCACACGGCGGCCGACTATCCGGCGGATGCCGCGGCGCAGCGCCTCGCCGGCGTGCTGCGCGACCCGAACGGGCTGCCCTTCACGATCGGCTTCGTCGACGGGGTCATGCGGCCCGAGAGTGTGACGGCGGCGGCGACCCGTCTGCACCACGTCGCGCCCCTCGTGCCGGAGTTCCTGCCGTGGTACCTCCGCGGCGCGGTGCGCGTCGGGGGAGCGGTCGCCCCGGTGCTGCCGACGCCCGTCGTGCCGATCGCCCGCACGGCGCTGCGCGAGATGGTCGGGCACCTCGTCGTCGACGCCCGCCCGCACAAGCTCGGGCCCGCCATCGCGCGCATCCGAGAGTCGGGTGCGCGCCTGAACCTCAACCTGCTGGGCGAAGCCGTGCTCGGCGAGGGGGAGGCGAAGCGGCGCCTCGAGGGCATCCACGAGCTCATCCGGCGCCCCGACGTCGACTACGTCTCGGTGAAGGTGTCGGCCATCATCAGCCGCATCTCGATGTGGGCCTTCGACGAGGTCGTCGCCGACGTCGTCGAGCGCCTGCTGCCGCTGTACCTCAGCGCTGCCGAGGACGGCACCTTCATCAACCTCGACATGGAGGAGTACCGCGACCTCGACCTGACGATCGCGGTGTTCACGCGTCTGCTCGAGGACGAGCGGCTGCGGGGCCTCGAGGCCGGCATCGTGCTGCAGGCGTACCTGCCCGACGCGGTCGACGCGCTCGACGAGCTCACCGCGTGGGCGCAGACCCGTGTGGATGCCGGCGGCGCGCGCATCAAGATCCGCCTCGTCAAGGGCGCCAACCTGGCGATGGAGCGGGTGGATGCCGCGGTCCACGGCTGGCCGCTGGCCACCCACGCGAGCAAGCTCGACGCCGACGCGATGTACCTGCGCTGCCTCGACCGCGCGCTGCACGCGGAGCGGACGCGAGCCGTGCGCCTCGGCGTTGCCGGGCACAACCTCTTCGACATCGCCTACGCCTGGCTGCTCGCGGGCGAGCGCGACGTGCGCGACGACATCGAGATCGAGATGCTCCTCGGCATGGCGCAGGGTCAGGTCGCCGCGGTCACGCGCGATGTGGGTCACGTCCTGCTGTACGTGCCGGTCGTGCGACCCGACGAGTTCGACGTCGCGATCAGCTACCTCGTGCGCCGCCTCGAAGAGAACGCGTCGAGCGAGAACTTCCTGTCGGCGGCGTTCGATCTGGCGACCGACCCCAGCCTGTTCGAGCGCGAGCGCGACCGGTTCGTCGCCTCCCTCGCCCGCGCAGCGGATCCCGCGCTGCCGTCCGGTCCGAACCGCACGCAGGACCGCACGCTGCCGGTGCGCGGCCTGTCGACGCAGCGGATCACGCGCGACCCCGCCACCGACGACGCCGCGAACCTGACGCAGGCGGTGCTGGGCATCGCCGACGCGGCCGACGCCGACGCCGCCGACACGAGCGCCGTCGGCGCTCACGACGATGTCCTGTTCGGCGGCGAACGGTTCGTCGAGACGGCCGTGTACGCCCCGCGCGAGTCGCGCCGCTCGCCCGCCCTCGGCGCCCCCGGTTTCGCGAACACGCCCGACTCCGATCCCGCGCTCGCGGCCAACCGGGCGTGGGCGCGTGGCATCCTCGCCCGCGTCGCGAGCAGCACGGTCGGTGACGACACCCTCGCCGCCGCGCGCGTCGACGACGCCGAGCGGCTCGACGGCATCGTGGCGGGAGTGCGCGCCGCGGCATCCGAGTGGGGCCGGTTGCCGGCGGCCGATCGCAGCGTCGTGCTGCTCGCCGCATCCCGCGCGCTCGAGGCGCACCGGGCCGAGCTCATCGAGGTCGCCGCGTCCGAGACGGGCAAGGTTCTCGCCGAGGCCGACGTCGAGGTGAGCGAGGCGATCGACTTCGCCGCGTACTACGCCGCGACGGCGCGCGAGCTCGACCGTGTGAGCGGCGCCGTCTTCGTGCCCGCGGCGGTCACCGTCGTCGCTCCGCCGTGGAACTTCCCCGTCGCCATCCCCGCGGGCGGTGTGCTGGCGGCGCTCGCCGCCGGGTCGGGCGTGGTCTTCAAGCCCGCACCCCAGGCTCGCCGCTGCGCCGCGGTCGTCGCCGAGGCGCTGTGGGAGGCCGGCGTACCGCGTGACCTGCTCGCGCTGGTCGACATCGACGAAGGCGAGCTCGGCCGCCAGCTGATCACGCACACCGACGTCGACCGGGTCATCCTCACCGGTTCGTGGGAGACCGCGGCGCTGTTCCGGTCGTGGCGTCCGGAGCTGCCGCTGCTGGCCGAGACGAGCGGCAAGAACGCGATCATCGTCACGCCCTCGGCCGACCTCGACCTCGCGGCCGCCGATCTCATCAAGAGCGCGTTCGGTCACGCCGGCCAGAAGTGCTCGGCGGCGTCGCTCGCGATCCTCGTGGGCTCGGTCGGGCGCTCCAAGCGCTTCGCCCGTCAGCTCGTCGACGCGACGCGTTCGCTGCGCGTCGGCCCGCCGACCGACCCGCGCAGCGAGGTCGGCCCGGTCATCGAGCCGCCGCAGGGCAAGCTCGCGTGGGCGCTGACGACGCTCGAGGACGGTGAGCGCTGGCTCGTCGAGCCGCGTGAGCTCGATTTCGGCCCCGAGACGGCGGGGCGCTTCTGGTCGCCCGGCGTCCGGGTCGGCGTCAGCGCCGGGTCGCGCATGCACCTCGAGGAGTTCTTCGGTCCCGTGCTCGGCGTCATGCACGCGCGCACGCTCGAGGAGGCCATCGAGATGCAGAACGCCGTCGCGTACGGCCTCACGGCGGGTCTGCACACGCAGGACGCCGACGACCTCGCGACGTGGCTCGACCGGGTGCAGGCGGGCAACCTCTACGTCAACCGCGGCATCACCGGAGCCATCGTCCAGCGGCAGCCCTTCGGAGGATGGAAGCGCTCGTCGGTGGGGGCGGGCACCAAGGCCGGCGGCCCGAACTATCTGATCGGCCTCGGCTCGTGGCGCGCGTCGAGCGGCGCGGCCTCGAGCACTCTGCACCTGCGCGGGCTCGACTCGCGGATCACGACGCTCATCGAGTCGGCGCAGCCCACCCTCGACTACGAAGCCTTCGAGTGGCTGCGACGCGGCGCGCTGTCGGACGCCGTGGCCTGGGACCGCGAGTTCGGGCAGGTGCGGGACGTGTCGGGCCTCGGCGTCGAGCGCAACCTCTTCCGGTACCGGCCGGTCGACGTCGCGGTGCGCGCGGGATCGGATGCCGCCTGGCAGGCGGTGCTCCGCGTCATCGTCGCGGGCGTCCGCGCGGGCTCGCACGTCACGCTCAGCACTCCCGTCGGGCTTCCCGCCGAGGTGCGGCGCGCCCTCGGCGAGGTCGAGATCCCGGTGTCGGTCGAGACCGACGGCGAGTGGCTGCAGCGCATCGCCGTCGCGGAGCAGCGGCCCGGCCGCATCCGGCTGGTCGGTTCCGCCGAATCGGTCGTCGAGATCCGGGCCGCCGTGGCCGCGGCGACCGAGGGAGACCCGGATGTCGCCGTCTACGCCGACGAGGTCACGACCGCCGGGCGCATCGAGCTGCTGCCCTTCGTGCACGAGCAGTCGATCACGATCACGGCGCACCGCTTCGGCAACCCCGACGACTGGTCCGAAGCGGTCATCTGACCGGGTGGGTAGCGTGGAGGGATGACCGACACCGCTGCGCGCTCCCGGATCCTCGACCGCATGGCCATCGAGCGGGAGGCGCTCGTCGGGGCGCTCTTCGTCGCGCTCGGCGCCGTCGGCCTCGCCGTGGCGGTCACCGCCCTCGCGTTCAGCGTCACGCTCAGCCTTCCGGTGATGCTCGGTGGCGGCGTGGGGATCGTCTTCCTCGTGCACGGCATCCTGCGCCGTGCGAGCGCGGCACGCGCCGACGCCGCGCTGCGCGAGCTGGACCGCCCCGCCGGCTGAGTCGGAACCTCGCGAATTCTCGATCTTCGCCCTGCTGAATACCCTAGGGGGGTATAGTATCCAGCGTGAACGGATACGACGCGAACAAGGACGACCTGCAAAAGCGGTTGCGACGCATCGAGGGGCAGGTGCGGGGCATCGCCCGCATGGTCGACGAGGACAAGTACTGCATCGACATCCTGACCCAGGTATCGGCGGCCACGAAGGCCCTCGAGACCGTCGCGCTCTCGCTGCTCGGCGACCACCTCAGCCATTGCGTGGCCGAAGCGAGCGCCGAGGGTGGAGCCGTCGCCGACGAGAAGATCCGCGAGGCGAACGCGGCGATCGCGCGCCTCGTCCGTTCCTGACCGACCCCACGACCTCTGAAGGAGACATGATGACCGAGCGCAACGACCTGGGACTGACCGCGACCGGTGGAAGCGGGGGCGGCTGTTCCTGCTGCGGCACCGCGTCGACGTCGGGCGCGGCCGCAGCGCCGTCCGCCGTGACCGCCGAGGTGATGGTGTCGGGCATGACCTGCTCGCACTGCGTCGCGAGCGTCACCGAGGAGCTCGTCGAGGTGCCGGGCGTCGAGGGTGTCGACGTCGACCTCAACGCCGGCGGGCTCTCGCGCGTGACTGTCCGGAGCGCCGAGCCCATCGACGACGCGGCCATCACCGCCGCGATCGAGGAGGCCGGCTACGCCCGCGAGGACGCCCGCTCATGAGCGCCGTCGACGTCGAGCTCGACATCGCGGGCATGACCTGCGCCTCGTGCGCGACCCGCATCGAGCGCAAGCTCAACAAGCTGCCCGGGGTAGAGGCGACGGTCAACTACGCGACCGAGAAGGCGCACGTGCGCACCGACGGCGCCGACGCCGACCAGCTCATCGCCGCCGTCGAGGCGGCCGGATACCAGGCGGCCGTGCCCGCACCGCCCGCCAGCGCGGACGGCGATGCGGCGCCCGCAGCCGATGACGGGGTGGCGGCGCTGCGCCACCGCCTGCTCGTCAGCACGGCGCTCGCGCTGCCGGTCGCGGTGCTGTCGATGATCCCCGCACTGCAGTTCGAGTACTGGCAGTGGCTCGCCCTGACCCTCACCGCGCCCGTCGCGGTCTGGGGTGCGTGGCCGTTCCACCGTGCCGCGGCCGTCAATGCGCGCCACGGGGCTGCGACGATGGACACCCTCATCAGCCTGGGCGTCATCGCATCCTTCGGCTGGTCGCTGTACGCGCTGTTCTTCGGCGGGGCCGGCATGCCCGGCATGACCATGACCTTCACGCTCATCGGCGCCCCGCGCGCGGGCGGGCACGAGATCTACCTCGAAGTCGCCGCGCTCGTCACCGTCTTCATCCTGGCGGGGCGCTACGCCGAGGCGCGGGCGAGGAAGTCATCGAGTGAAGCGCTGCGCGCGCTGCTCGAGATGGGTGCGAAGGATGCCGTTCAGCTCGTCGACGGACGCGAGCGACGGGTGCCCGTCGGCCAGCTGGCCGTGGGAGACACGGTCGTCGTCCGCCCCGGAGAGAAGATCCCGTCCGACGGCATCGTGGTCGGCGGCGCCTCCGCCGTCGACGCCAGCATGCTCACCGGGGAGTCGGCTCCCGTCGACGTCGCCGAAGGCTCGCGCGTCGTGGGCGCCACCGTCAACGCCGGCGGCCGCCTCGTCGTCGAGATCACCCGCGTGGGCGCCGAGACCGAGCTCGCGCGCATGCAGCGGCTGCTCGCCGAGGCGCAGTCGGGCAAGGCCGACGTGCAGCGGCTCGCCGACCGGGTCTCGGCCGTCTTCGTCCCGATCGTCATCGGCTTGGCGGTCGTCGCGTTCGTCGGATGGACGCTCGCCGGCGGATCGGTCGAGCTGGCCTTCACCGCCGCTGTCGCGACGCTCATCATCGCCTGCCCGTGCGCCCTGGGGCTGGCCACGCCCACGGCACTCCTCGTGGGAACCGGGCGCGGCTCGCAGCTGGGCATCCTCATCCGGGGACCGCAGGTGCTGGAACAGACGCGGCGCGTCGACACGATCGTGCTCGACAAGACCGGCACCGTGACGTCCGGCGTCATGAGCGTCACCGAGGTCCACCCCGCCGAAGGTGTCGCACGCGACGAGCTGCTCGCGACCGCTGCGGCCGTCGAGGCGGCATCCGAGCACCCCGTCGCTCGTGCGGTCGCGGCGGCGTCGCCCGTGGCGTGGCCCGACGCCGAGGCGTTCGCCTCGCACGCGGGCTTCGGCGTGCAGGCGGTCGTGAACGGTTCGGCCGTCGTCTGCGGCCGGCCCTCGTGGCTGCGCGAGCAGTGGAGCGTGCCGATCCCGCCGGCGACGGCGGCCCTGCTGGCCGACCTCGAGACGCGCGGCACGGTCGTCGCGGTCGCGCGCGACGGCGGCTACCTCGGGGCGATCGTCGTCGCCGACACGGTCAAGCCGACGAGCGCAGCAGCGGTCGCACGGTTCCGGGCACTCGGCCTCGAACCGGTGCTGCTCACCGGCGACAACGCGGTCACCGCTCGTCGCGTCGCCGGCGAGGTCGGCATCGACACGGTGCATGCGGGCGTCAGCCCGGCCGAGAAGCTCGACGTCGTCCGCGCGCTGCGCAGCGACGGTCGTGTGGTGGCGATGGTCGGCGACGGCGTGAACGACGCCGCGGCGCTGGCGGCCGCCGATCTCGGGCTCGCGATGGGCGGAGGCACCGACGCCGCGATCGCGGCCAGCGACATCACGATCGTGTCGGGCGACCTGCTGGTCGTCGCCGACGCCATCCGGCTCGCCCGCCGCACGCTGGGGACGATCAAAGGCAACCTGTTCTGGGCGTTCGCCTACAACGTCGCCGCGATCCCGCTCGCGATGGCGGGGCTGCTCAACCCGCTGCTGGCGGCGGCCGCCATGGCGCTGTCCTCGGTGTTCGTCGTGACCAACAGCCTGCGACTGCGCGGATTCCGCCCCGGCGCCTGAGCTCACCCGCACGGACGACGGCCCGCCCCGAACACCGGGGCGGGCCGTCTTCGCGTCGGTCAGCCGTCGATGCCGACCGACCGCGACAGGCGCGCCCGCTCGTCGCCCGAGAGCTCGAGGTCGGCGGCACGCGCGCTGTCGATGATCGACTCGGCGCGGCGGGCGCCGGGAATCGGGATGACGGTGTCGCCGAGGCCCAGCTCCCACGCGAGCACGACCTGCTGCGGGCTCACGTCGTGGGCGCGGGCGACCTCGCCGAAGACGGCGAACCGGTCGCCGACGGCCCGCGCCGCACCGCCGGTGCCGCCCAGCGGGCTCCAGGGCAGGAAGGCGATGCCGTGGTCGGCGCAGTACCGCAGCTCGTCGTAGCTGCCGGGGTGGCGCGGCGAGAACTCGTTCTGCACGCTCGCAAGGCCGCCGTCGCCGAGGATCTGCTGCGCGATCTCGATCTCTTCGACGCTCGCGTTCGATATGCCGACGGCGCGGACCTTGCCCTCGTCCTGCAGTGTCTTGAAGCTCTCGATGACGTCGCCGTAGACCAGCCAGCGGTCGGGGCGGTGGTACTGGTACAGGTCGATCACGTCGACGCGCAGCGCGCGCAGCGAGGCTTCGACGGCGCGACGCAGGTAGTCGAGCGAGCCGTCGCGGCCCCACTTCTCGCCCTCGCTACGGGTGATGCCGCCCTTGGTCGCCACGACGATCTGCGACCGGTCGCCGCCCCACGTCGCGAGGGCTTCGGCGATGATCTCCTCGTTGTGGCCCATCGAGTCCCAGCTGGGAGCGTAGATGTCGGCGGTGTCGAGCAGGGTGACGCCGGCGTCGAGCGCCGCGTGGACGGTGGCGACCGCGTCGGCGCGCTCCGGGATCTGCTTGTCGTTGTTCATCGACATCGGCATGCCGCCGAGCCCGATGGCCGAGACGGTGAATGGTCCGAGGGTGCGCTGCTGCATGGGTCTCCTTCGACGGTTCTCGGTGATGTGGTTCTCAGCCTTCCAGGCCGGACGCCCGATGGGGACGGCCTTGCGCAACGCGGGCGGCGGTGCTCCGGGTATCCGAAGAAGAACCATAGGACCGCGGTGGAACAATGGTCGCTCTCCGCGCCCGACCCGACGACCGACCCGGGAGATCCGCATGACGACCGCCGACCACGACCCGCGTTCCGCCACCGATCGGACGATCGAGCAGGATCGCCGGCATCGTGCGGGCCGTACCCCCGTGCTGCCCGTCGTCGTCGCGACGGGCGAGGGCGCGTGGGTGACCGACATCGACGGCCGGCGATACCTCGACCTGTCGTCGTCCACCGGCGCGCTGACCTTCGGGCACCGGCATCCGGCCCTCGTCGCGGTCGCCGCCGACCAGCTCACCCGCAGCGCCTTCACGAGCGCGGCCGTCCACGACGACCGGCAGGCCGGCTTCGCCGCCGCCCTCGCCGAGCTGGCGGGAGGCGACTCGGTGCTGTCGGTCGATTCGGGCGACGAGGCGATGGATGTCGCGCTGCGGGCTGCCGCCGCGCGGGCGCAGCGCGACGCCGCACCCGCGTCGGTCGTCGTGGCCGCCGGCTCGCACGAGCCACTCGTCGCATCGGGCGCCCGCACCGTGCCCTTCGGCGATGCCGGGGCGCTCGCCGACGCCCTCGACGACGCGACCGCCGCGGTCGTGCTCGAGCCGGTGCAGGCGGGCGCGGGCGTCGTCGCCGCACCCGCCGGGTACCTCGCCGCGGCGCGCGAACTGTGCGCGGAGCGCGGCGTGACGCTGATCGTCGACGAGACGCGCTCGGGCCTCGGCCGCTCGGGCTCGACCTTCGCGATGGGTCCGGGCGACGGCGTCCCCGACATCCGGTTGCTCGGGCCCGCCCTCGGCGGCGGCATCGTTCCGAGCGCCGCCGTGGTCGGCACGCGGGAGCTCTTGCGGGACGTCTCGGCAACGGCATCCGGTTCCGCGCTCGCCGCGGCGATCGGGCAGCGGGTCGTCGAGATGCTCGGCACGGGGGAGATCCAGACGCGGGCGGCGGCCCTCGCCGAGCACCTCCGCGGACGCCTCGACGCCCTGCCCGGCACCGGCGTGACCGCTGTGCGGACGGCGGGGGTGTGGGCCGGCGTCGACATCGATCCCGCGGTGGGCAGCGCTACCGACATCGCCCGGCGACTCGTGGCTCGGGGCGTGCTCGTCGAGTCGGTGGGGCCGGCGACGATCGTGCTCTCGCCGCCGCTGGTCATCCGTGCGACCGAGCTCGATTGGGCGATCGAGCAGCTGCGGGTCGTGCTCGCGAGCTGAGCCGATGTAGCGCACAGGCGCTGCCACGTCGACACGACGCCGGGAAACATCGCCGCAACACGGCCGCGATTAGGCTCGCACCCATGGGTGACCTGTTCGACGGCTACGGCTCGACGCTGACGCCGCGCAAGACCGTGTCGGGCGTTCCGCCGTTCGACGAGATGTTCGAGGTCTCGGGCACCCTGCCGGCTCCCGGCAGCTCCCGAGCGGCGTACCGCGAGCTGTACCAGGCCCTCGCGCAGATGACGCAGGAGGAGCTGCGCGGACGCACCGAGTCGCTCGCCAGCTCGTACCTCGCGCAGGGCGTCACCTTCGACTTCGCCGGTGAGGAGCGCCCCTTCCCGCTGGACGCCGTTCCCCGCGTGATCGACTACGACGAGTGGTCGCACGTCGAGTCCGGCGTGAAGCAGCGCGTGCGTGCGCTCGAGGCCTTCCTCGACGACGCGTACGGGCACCAGTTCTGCGTGCGCGACGGCGTGCTGCCGGCGAAGCTCATCGCCTCGTCGCAGTACTACTACCGGCAGGCCGCCGGCATCCGCTCGGCCAACGGCGTGCGGATCCAGGTGTCGGGCATCGACCTCATCCGCGACGAGCACGGCGAGATGCGAGTGCTCGAAGACAACGTGCGCGTCCCCTCGGGCGTGAGCTACGTGATCTCGAACCGCCGCGTCATGGCGCAG
It contains:
- a CDS encoding aminotransferase class III-fold pyridoxal phosphate-dependent enzyme is translated as MTTADHDPRSATDRTIEQDRRHRAGRTPVLPVVVATGEGAWVTDIDGRRYLDLSSSTGALTFGHRHPALVAVAADQLTRSAFTSAAVHDDRQAGFAAALAELAGGDSVLSVDSGDEAMDVALRAAAARAQRDAAPASVVVAAGSHEPLVASGARTVPFGDAGALADALDDATAAVVLEPVQAGAGVVAAPAGYLAAARELCAERGVTLIVDETRSGLGRSGSTFAMGPGDGVPDIRLLGPALGGGIVPSAAVVGTRELLRDVSATASGSALAAAIGQRVVEMLGTGEIQTRAAALAEHLRGRLDALPGTGVTAVRTAGVWAGVDIDPAVGSATDIARRLVARGVLVESVGPATIVLSPPLVIRATELDWAIEQLRVVLAS